The Epinephelus lanceolatus isolate andai-2023 chromosome 14, ASM4190304v1, whole genome shotgun sequence genome has a window encoding:
- the LOC117251238 gene encoding transmembrane protein 50B-like isoform X2, whose product MAGFLDNFRWPDCECIDWGERRNAVASIVSGVLFFTGWWIIIDAAVTYPSQEQMNHAFHMCGVFSTIAFFMIIAVSNGQVRGDTYGEGCLGRTEPNDDDIILLQCLILDSMPASWNRKRHDRHDMLHNSISL is encoded by the exons ATGGCTGGCTTTCTGGATAACTTCCGCTGGCCAGATTGCGAATGCATTGACTGGGGGGAGAGGAGGAATGCTGTGGCTTCTATTGTCTCTGGAGTTCTG TTCTTCACAGGCTGGTGGATCATAATTGATGCAGCAGTGACATATCCATCCCAGGAGCAGATGAACCATGCGTTCCACATGTGTGGCGTCTTCTCTACCATAGCATTCTTCAT gatAATTGCAGTTTCTAATGGCCAGGTGAGAGGAGATACATATGGAGAGGGCTGCCTTGGCAGGACAG AACCCAATGACGACGACATCATTCTGctccagtgtttgattttagacagcatgccggcatCATGGAATCGAAAGAGGCATGACAGGCATGACATGttacacaacagcatcagcctctag